One genomic window of Arachis stenosperma cultivar V10309 chromosome 10, arast.V10309.gnm1.PFL2, whole genome shotgun sequence includes the following:
- the LOC130954185 gene encoding serine protease SPPA, chloroplastic, with product MSKLLAPPLPTLHNFTSIRTLSSYTSPSRLPLLSIIPKLPSFSTRNSRSRTRLPLPRAFDSDSDSDSNSEAAVDNNQTVTIPDEEYPTGEFKFEPVTGFRSLLVKLNMLFALPWERVRKGSVLTMKLRGQISDQVKTRFSPGLSLPQICENFVKAAYDPRISGIYLHIEGLNCGWGKVEEIRRHILNFKQSGKFVVAFVPTCQEKEYYLACACEEIYAPPSAYFSLFGLTVQASFLRGVLDNIGIEPQVERIGKYKSAGDQLARRTISEENCEMLTALLDNIYSNWLDKVSSAKGKKREDIENFINEGVYQVDKLKEEGLISNIIYDDEVIAMLKERTGVKTEKNLPMVDYRKYSRVKKWTVGIPSGKDLIAIIRASGSISRVESQVSVSSSGIVAEKFIEKIRSVRESKKFKAAIIRIDSPGGDALASDLMWREIRLLAASKPVIASMADVAASGGYYMAMGTQAIVAESLTLTGSIGVVTGKFNLGKLYEKIGFNKEVISRGRYAEVLAAEQRPFRPDEAELFAKSAQHAYKQFRDKAALSRSMTVDKMEEVAQGRVWTGNDAASRGLVDAIGGLSRAIAIAKSKANIPQDREVTLVEISRPSPSLPQILLGVGSSLIGAEQTLKELLQGLTFSEGVQARMDGIMFQTLEGSPYTNPILSIIKDYLSSL from the exons ATGTCGAAGCTTCTTGCTCCACCACTGCCCACTCTTCACAACTTCACTTCCATTCGCACCTTATCCTCTTACACTTCTCCTTCTCGCCTTCCTCTTCTCTCCATTATTCCCAAACTACCCTCCTTCAGCACTCGCAACTCTCGTAGTAGGACTCGCCTTCCCCTCCCTCGCGCTTTCGATTCCGATTCCGATTCCGATTCCAATTCTGAAGCTGCCGTTGACAACAATCAAACTGTTACGATTCCTGATGAGGAGTATCCCACTGGCGAATTCAAATTTGAACCAGTTACTGGATTCCGGAGCTTGCTCGTCAAGCTTAACATGCTCTTTGCCTTACCCTGGGAGCGCGTTCGCAAGGGTAGCGTCCTCACCATGAAGCTTCGTGGCCAG ATATCCGATCAGGTGAAGACTAGGTTTTCTCCTGGACTCTCTCTGCCTCAGATTTGTGAGAATTTCGTGAAAGCTGCTTATGATCCTCGTATTTCTGGGATCTATCTGCATATTGAAGGTTTGAATTGTGGGTGGGGCAAAGTCGAGGAAATTCGAAGACACATATTGAATTTCAAACAATCGG GAAAGTTCGTTGTGGCTTTCGTCCCTACATGCCAAGAAAAAGAATATTACCTTGCATGTGCGTGTGAAGAGATATATGCGCCCCCAAGTGCTTACTTTTCATTGTTTGGATTGACTGTTCAAGCCTCATTCCTTAGAG GGGTTTTAGATAATATAGGAATTGAACCACAAGTTGAAAGGATTGGGAAATATAAAAGTGCAGGAGATCAACTAGCACGAAGAACCATTTCCGAAGAAAATTGTGAAATGCTGACTGCATTGCTTGATAACATCTATTCAAATTGGCTAGATAAAGTCTCTTCTGCCAAAG gaaagaaaagagaagacaTCGAGAACTTCATAAATGAAGGTGTCTATCAAGTAGATAAGCTTAAAGAAGAGGGCCTCATATCGAACATAATCTATGATGATGAG GTTATTGCCATGTTGAAGGAGAGAACTGGAGTGAAAACAGAGAAAAATCTGCCTATGGTGGATTATAG GAAATACTCTCGAGTTAAGAAATGGACTGTTGGAATACCAAGTGGTAAAGATTTGATAGCCATCATTCGAGCCTCCGGGAGCATTAGCCGTGTTGAGAGTCAAGTAAGTGTGTCTAGCTCAGGTATCGTTGCGGAGAAGTTCATTGAGAAGATTCGCAGTGTCAGAG AGTCAAAAAAATTTAAGGCTGCTATCATCCGAATTGATAGTCCTGGAGGAGATGCTCTTGCTTCTGATTT GATGTGGAGAGAAATCCGGCTTTTGGCTGCTTCAAAACCAGTCATTGCTTCAATGGCTGATGTGGCAGCAAGTGGAGGGTACTACATGGCAATGGGAACACAAGCCATTGTTGCAGAAAGTCTTACCTTAACTGGTTCAATTGGAGTGGTCACAG GAAAATTTAACCTGGGAAAGTTGTATGAGAAGATTGGCTTTAACAAGGAGGTCATATCCAGAGGAAGATATGCTGAAGTCCTTGCAGCCGAACAACGTCCATTCAG ACCAGATGAAGCAGAGTTATTTGCCAAATCTGCACAGCATGCTTATAAACAATTTCGAGACAAGGCAGCTTTATCCAGATCAATGACT GTAGATAAGATGGAGGAGGTTGCGCAGGGTAGGGTTTGGACTGGCAATGATGCAGCTTCACGCGGTTTGGTCGATGCTATTGGTGGGCTATCACGAGCTATTGCCATCGCAAAATCGAAGGCAAACATACCTCAAGACAGAGAG GTTACTCTTGTGGAGATCTCTAGACCTAGCCCTTCTCTTCCCCAGATTTTATTAGGCGTAGGAAGTTCTCTAATTGGAGCAGAACAAACATTGAAAGAATTGTTACAAGGCTTGACATTCTCTGAAGGAGTTCAAGCTCGGATGGATGgaatcatgtttcagacattgGAGGGATCTCCTTATACTAACCCCATTTTGTCAATAATAAAAGATTACCTCAGTTCCCTGTAA